In Rhodopirellula sp. P2, the DNA window TCTGCGGAACGGAACCGGTCTCCCGATCTTCTTGCAGCTTCTCGATCTCCTCCCGCAACGCTTGCACTTCTTGGTCGCTCTTTTCCTGAGCCTCACGAATCGTTTCATCGTACTGCGTTTGGAATTCACGACTCCGTTTGCGAACCAAGCTGGCCGCCTCTTCTTTGACCGAGTCAATCATTCGCAAACTGGCGTAGATCGGCTCGTGATTTCGAACATCGATGAAGCTCGTGTCGCCGGTCAACCAGTCGATCACGTTCAATGCGAACGTCACGTTCTGGAACTGGAACCGCATGTCCGAGATTTGGTCGGGATCCGCCCGAATGAGCAAGAACTCAGGCAGGATGATGTCCATGTCGGCCACGTAAACGGCTTTGATGCCGGCGGCTTCGGAGTCACTGCCTTCCGCGGACTTGTTCGCTTCAATCGCCATCGCGATGGGCACGTTTGGATTGACGCCTTGGATCTCTTGAGCCAATGTCGTTTGTCCCGTCATGACTTGCCCCACCACTTGCGACGGCAGAGTTCCTGACAGAGGTCCAGTGGAAAGCAACGCGGTGTGCTTCAGCGTCGCGTCTTTCTTGGCGTAGACCGCACCGCCGAGAATGGCCAGCACTTGACGCAAACCACTGGTGATCGGACTGTCGTCACTGAGCGCTTCGCCGGGCTGAACCCCACGTGCTTGCTCATCGATGAACAACCAAAGTTCGTTGGCCGTGTCGAGGTTGGGATAAGGATTGTGCTGTTGCCAAACCAACTCGGGACTGAACAGACCTTGCATGCCAGGTTGGCCAGGAACGTTGAGTTCCAACACATCCCACAATTGACGGATGTCACCCTTGGGCGAAGCACCACCGCCACCGAACATGCCGCCCTGTGCCTGCTTGGCATCGCCGGTTGCAGTGACGTACTGAGCGCCAATGGGCCGCGGGTCTTCAAAGATCGCCGTGGGAACGCCAGCTTGAATCGCAGCGGTCAAACGATCGAATTGCTGAGGAGCCAACGAGGAAGGCTGAACGGCCACCAAAGCGTCGTACACGCCGGGGGTGATCGGACCAGACAGGTCGACTTCTTCCACGTCGTATTGTTTGGCGAGTTCGTCGACCAAGGGGTGTTTGTCAATCCGCTGCATCGACATGCCATTCATGACCGTGCCGCCCATCAAGCGAGCGTCGGTGGCGACGATGCCCAATCGTTTTCGGGTGCCGCGAGCAACCGTGTTGATACTGCGAACAAGCTCGTATTCAACGGGAATGCCGTATTCAAAAATCGGCACAGTGACTTTCTCGAGCCCCGAGCGGAAAGCGGCACCAAGAATCAATTGCTTCTGGGTGTAGGCCCCTTTCTCACGGAACATTCGCGTGACGGGTTCGATCCCAAAGCGATCTGCGGCGAGGGCCGCGTCTTCACTGAACAAGTCGATCCCGTCGTACAAATTGACTTCGATCGTGCGCCCGTTCTTGGCGGCTTCGCTGCGGAATTCCTTCAGCAGATTGACCAATTCATAACGAGTCTTGGCATACAGTTCCGGGACTTCTTTGCTGATGAACGCGTCGATCACGATCGGTCGATCGTCGTCGAGTTCACGGATCAGTGTCTTCGTTGCATCCGCCAGCGAACTGACTTTGCCTTCGGTCATGTCTGCCCGCACCACGTCCTTGCTACGGAACAACATGACCGCACCGACGGTGAACAACACGAGCGCCAACGAACGAGCGACATAGTGCCAGGCCATCGAGTTGCCGTCTTTGCCACCTGTCCAGTGACGACGCCCAATCAGAACCATGCAGACGTACAAGGCAACCGCAGCGACCAGAATGAAGTAGATGATCGAGGAGGAACTGATCACACCGCGGCCGAAGTCATCGAACGGACGAGCGATCCCGCTGTCACGGACCCATTCCGCCACACGTTGGCTGGGACTGACCGAGTCAGCCAGCGAAGCGAACGCAAGCGGAGCGTTGAACAACGCACCGAGGATGAAGCCAACGGTCAAGTTCCCGGTCAAGAACGAAGCGATCATGCCGATCGCGATCATCGCCAAACCGACGAACCAATACCCCAAGTAAGTCGTGAAGATCAGCCCGGTGTCCAGGCTGCCTTCGGTGAGAATGGCCAGCGTGGTGAACGTGCTGAGTTGGCTGAACAGCAGCGACGAGGTGAAAATCGCCGCGGCTGACATGTACTTCCCGATCACAATGTCAAAGTCATCGGCGGGCAACGTCAGCAGCAATTCGTCGGTGCCCTGGCGTTTTTCTTCCGCCCAGATGCTCATCGTGATGGCGGGGATGAAGACCAGCATGATCACAGGGAACCAGTAGTTCAGCTGATCCAAGGTGGCCAAGTTTGAGTTGAAGAACTCGTAAGGCCAAAACGCGGCGACCGAAGTCAGGAACACGAAGATACAGAGAAAAACGTACCCCGTCGGGTTGCTGAAGTAACCAATGAAGTTTCGCTTCATCACCGCGAAGGCGGCTTGCTTGGTGCGGGCCAATGCGGACACGACCATCAGCAAAATCAACAGAAAGATCGCGTCTTTCGTGAGCAAGCTGATCAAGGCCATCGAGACGTTGTTGAGCGCCATGGTGGTACTGGAGAACAGGGGTTGGAGTGTGGGTTCAGGAACGAACGGATCGGAGACGCGAAGACGACGCCTCGGGTGAAAGTGTGATGAGACGGGCCCCTCACGCTTTTGCCGCTAATCCGATCGTGGAAGATCAATGTCAGAATGTGTCGTTGCTCGGCATCAGAATCGGCAGCCAAGCCAAACTTCGGTGCCGAAGCTGTTCCGAGCCAAAACCGAATTCAGGTCAAACCCGGTTTCAAACTCAAATCGGAGTGCGAGACTCAAGCCTTTTCGTCAGGCTCGGATTCGGATTGTCCGGTCAAGTGATGGAACGCTTCGTCCAGGTCGCCTTTGCCGGTGGTTCGCAAACCTTCGACCGAACCGTCGTAGACCATCCGACCTTCGTTGATCATCACAACCCGGTCGGCCATCGCCTCGACTTCTTGCAAAATGTGCGTGCTGAGCAAGATCGTTTTGGTCTCGCTGAGTCGTCGCATCGTTTTCCGGACGCCACGAATTTGGTTGGGATCCAAACCAGCCGTGGGTTCGTCCATGATCAACACATCGGGTTCGTGCAGCAGAGCTTGGCTCATCCCGACCCGTTGTTTGAAACCCTTGGACAGTTTGCTGATCGGTTTGTACATCACCGACGAGAGGTCACAGATGTCGACCACCGCCTCGATCCGATCGCGTTTGATGCGAGGCGACAAACCACGAGCATCGGCAAAGAATTCCAGCATCCCTTTGGGCGTCATTTCCGGATACAGAGGCCCGTTTTCGGGCAAGTATCCCAGGCGACGACTGCCCGCGATGCGATCGTCCATCATGTTGTGACCGGCGATCCGAGCGAACCCTTCGCTGGGAGCGATGTAGCCGGTCAACATCTTCATCGTCGTGCTTTTCCCGGCACCGTTGGGGCCCAGAAAGGCCACCAGTTCACCTTCGCCGACATTGAAAGTGACATCGCGCGCGGCCGCGAAGGGGCCATAAAACTTGCTCAGCCCCACCGCTTCGATCATGGGTTTTCGACCGCCCGCTGTGGATTCGGGGGAGGTCGTTGTGTCCGCCGTTGTGGCTGTTGCCATCAGTGTCGTACCCGTCTTCTATCGTGGAAGAAATGGTTCAAGAGCGATTGCTACGCGGTTAGGTCGCGTTCGGTTCGCAACTTTTGAACGCTCGCAACTTCAAACCGCGGGCGAAACAACGATCAGGCGAGACCTTCGCGTTTGATAATGACGTCCGCACCAGGAGTCAACTTACGAAGCTTGCGAGCGGCTTCGGTCTTTTCCATCGTGCCGGCTTTCACTCGCTGCAACAGGTTGATGGTTTTTTTGCGACGGGCTCGCAGACGTGAAATTTCGCGACGACGTTCGGTTCCTGCCATGAGGATTGATTCCGTTGTAATGAGTGTTGAGTCAGAAATACGGTCCAGAAGGGTCCCGAAATAAGGGACCACCCACTCGGACCGCCAGGCGAATCGGGCATTATCGCGCTCAGTGGTCAATGCGAAAGGGGTCAATCGGCGGAATCACGGGCTATCATTGGCGTTCAGTCCCCCTCACCCCGATCTCCCCACCTTTCGACGAGTTCCCCCGCATGAGCCCCTCGTGTCTGATTCCTTCCTCTCGAGAACACGCCGACACCCATCGTGATCAGCAGGGTTACCGGATGGCTCCCGCCGTG includes these proteins:
- a CDS encoding Gldg family protein — encoded protein: MALNNVSMALISLLTKDAIFLLILLMVVSALARTKQAAFAVMKRNFIGYFSNPTGYVFLCIFVFLTSVAAFWPYEFFNSNLATLDQLNYWFPVIMLVFIPAITMSIWAEEKRQGTDELLLTLPADDFDIVIGKYMSAAAIFTSSLLFSQLSTFTTLAILTEGSLDTGLIFTTYLGYWFVGLAMIAIGMIASFLTGNLTVGFILGALFNAPLAFASLADSVSPSQRVAEWVRDSGIARPFDDFGRGVISSSSIIYFILVAAVALYVCMVLIGRRHWTGGKDGNSMAWHYVARSLALVLFTVGAVMLFRSKDVVRADMTEGKVSSLADATKTLIRELDDDRPIVIDAFISKEVPELYAKTRYELVNLLKEFRSEAAKNGRTIEVNLYDGIDLFSEDAALAADRFGIEPVTRMFREKGAYTQKQLILGAAFRSGLEKVTVPIFEYGIPVEYELVRSINTVARGTRKRLGIVATDARLMGGTVMNGMSMQRIDKHPLVDELAKQYDVEEVDLSGPITPGVYDALVAVQPSSLAPQQFDRLTAAIQAGVPTAIFEDPRPIGAQYVTATGDAKQAQGGMFGGGGASPKGDIRQLWDVLELNVPGQPGMQGLFSPELVWQQHNPYPNLDTANELWLFIDEQARGVQPGEALSDDSPITSGLRQVLAILGGAVYAKKDATLKHTALLSTGPLSGTLPSQVVGQVMTGQTTLAQEIQGVNPNVPIAMAIEANKSAEGSDSEAAGIKAVYVADMDIILPEFLLIRADPDQISDMRFQFQNVTFALNVIDWLTGDTSFIDVRNHEPIYASLRMIDSVKEEAASLVRKRSREFQTQYDETIREAQEKSDQEVQALREEIEKLQEDRETGSVPQSVLREKLTAFQIKQANQQRILDVQKAKLQNEREQKIQDVRREAEQEVTAIQNQVKTAAVILPCIPPLIVGIMVFASRRLRERENISKSRLK
- a CDS encoding ABC transporter ATP-binding protein; translation: MATATTADTTTSPESTAGGRKPMIEAVGLSKFYGPFAAARDVTFNVGEGELVAFLGPNGAGKSTTMKMLTGYIAPSEGFARIAGHNMMDDRIAGSRRLGYLPENGPLYPEMTPKGMLEFFADARGLSPRIKRDRIEAVVDICDLSSVMYKPISKLSKGFKQRVGMSQALLHEPDVLIMDEPTAGLDPNQIRGVRKTMRRLSETKTILLSTHILQEVEAMADRVVMINEGRMVYDGSVEGLRTTGKGDLDEAFHHLTGQSESEPDEKA
- a CDS encoding DUF6800 family protein, with the protein product MAGTERRREISRLRARRKKTINLLQRVKAGTMEKTEAARKLRKLTPGADVIIKREGLA